From one Hirundo rustica isolate bHirRus1 chromosome 8, bHirRus1.pri.v3, whole genome shotgun sequence genomic stretch:
- the ZNF503 gene encoding zinc finger protein 503 translates to MITSPSLSAIRSSKRSSSLSEPGGSPRRSRSAADLAGPNGHAGNNGSSAAAKPCFHAVPPSDPLRQANRLPIKVLKMLTARTGHILHPEYLQPLPSTPVSPIELDAKKSPLALLAQTCSQIGKPDPSPSSKLSSVTSNGSGGDKDSKSGPLKLSDIGVEDKSSFKPYSKPGAEKKEPGAAGCAGAPAAGVAAGEKSGFRVPSATCQPFTPRTGSPNSSASACSPGLLPAEGKGGEDKKDSEGCGKSGSSGSEGGPGTTSISHSRISVSCAGINVEVNQHQESTPGSKPIASDSASSCSSTTATSSTSVLGSGLVAPVSPYKPGQTVFPLPPAGMSYPGTLAGAYAGYPPQFLPHGVALDPTKSSSLVGAQLAAASSLGCSKPAGSSPLAGASPPSVMTASLCRDPYCLSYHCASHLAGAAGASCAHDQALKSGYPLVYPTHPLHSVHSSLTGATPPSLAGHPLYPYGFMLPNDPQPHICNWVSANGPCDKRFATSEELLSHLRTHTAFPGTDKLLSSYPSSSSLASAAAAAMACHMHIPTTGAPGSPGTLALRSPHHALGLGSRYHPYSKSPLPTPGAPVPVPAATGPYYSPYALYGQRLTTASALGYQ, encoded by the exons ATGATCACATCGCCCTCGCTTTCTGCTATAAGAAGTAGTAAgcgcagcagcagcctcagcgaGCCCGGAGGCAGCCCCCGCCGCAGCCGCAGCGCCGCCGACCTCGCCGGGCCGAACGGGCACGCTGGGAATAACGGCAGCAGCGCCGCCGCCAAGCCCTGCTTCCACGCCGTCCCCCCCTCGGACCCGCTACGCCAAGCCAACCGCCTTCCCATCAAAGTCTTGAAAATGCTCACGGCGCGGACTGGACACATTTTACACCCTGAGTACCTACAGCCTTTACCCTCCACGCCCGTCAGCCCCATCGAG CTGGATGCAAAGAAGAGCCCCCTGGCCCTTTTGGCACAAACTTGCTCGCAGATAGGGAAGCCGGACCCGTCCCCTTCCTCCAAACTCTCCTCGGTCACCTCCAATGGCTCCGGAGGCGACAAGGACTCCAAGTCGGGCCCCTTGAAGCTCAGCGACATCGGCGTGGAGGACAAATCGAGCTTCAAGCCGTACTCCAAGCCGGGCGCGGAGAAGAAGgagccgggggcggcgggcTGCGCGGGCGCCCCCGCCGCGGGGGTCGCGGCCGGGGAGAAGTCGGGATTCCGGGTGCCGAGCGCCACCTGCCAGCCGTTCACCCCAAGGACAGGCAGCCCCAACTCCAGCGCCTCCGCCTGCTCGCCCGGGCTGCTGCCGGCCGAGGGGAAAGGCGGGGAGGACAAGAAGGACTCGGAGGGCTGCGGAAAGAGCGGCAGCTCCGGCTCGGAGGGAGGCCCGGGCACCACCAGCATCAGCCACAGCCGGATTAGCGTGAGCTGTGCCGGGATTAACGTGGAGGTCAACCAGCACCAGGAGAGCACGCCGGGCTCCAAGCCCATCGCGTCGGACTCcgcctcctcctgcagcagcaccaccgCCACCTCCTCCACCTCCGTTCTGGGCTCCGGCCTCGTGGCCCCCGTCTCCCCTTACAAGCCGGGCCAGACCGTTTTCCCCCTGCCCCCGGCGGGCATGAGCTACCCGGGGACGCTGGCTGGAGCCTACGCCGGCTACCCGCCACAGTTCCTGCCGCACGGAGTAGCTCTGGACCCCACCAAATCCTCCAGCCTGGTGGGGGCCCAGCTGGCCGCCgccagcagcctgggctgcagcaagCCGGCGGGGTCGAGCCCGCTGGCGGGCGCGTCGCCGCCGTCGGTGATGACGGCGAGCCTGTGCCGAGACCCCTACTGCCTGAGCTACCACTGCGCCAGCCACCTGGCGGGCGCCGCCGGAGCCTCCTGCGCCCACGACCAAGCCCTCAAGTCCGGATACCCCCTCGTCTACCCCACCCACCCTTTGCACAGCGTCCACTCCTCGCTGACCGGCGCCACGCCGCCTTCGCTAGCCGGCCACCCTTTGTACCCCTACGGCTTCATGCTCCCCAATGACCCCCAGCCGCACATCTGCAACTGGGTGTCGGCCAACGGACCCTGCGACAAGCGCTTTGCCACCTCGGAGGAGCTGCTTAGCCACTTGCGGACCCATACTGCCTTCCCGGGCACCGATAAACTCCTCTCCAGCTACCCCAGCTCCTCGTCGCTGGCCAGCGCGGCGGCCGCAGCCATGGCGTGCCACATGCACATCCCCACGACGGGCGCCCCGGGCAGCCCGGGCACGCTGGCCTTGCGCAGCCCGCACCACGCGCTGGGACTGGGCAGCCGCTACCACCCCTACTCCAAgagccccctgcccacccccggggcccccgtgcccgtgcccgcTGCCACCGGACCCTACTACTCCCCTTACGCACTCTATGGGCAGAGACTCACCACAGCCTCGGCCCTGGGGTACCAGTGA